The Leguminivora glycinivorella isolate SPB_JAAS2020 chromosome 17, LegGlyc_1.1, whole genome shotgun sequence genome has a window encoding:
- the LOC125235242 gene encoding uncharacterized protein LOC125235242 isoform X2 yields MLLILLLVGTTYAQIDGEFWWLNDKLAQIKGPIPNPTYEEVSEFENDETDKVVFNDDNANEARSNDKWNVRFQDHTKLTWPNEREAKATILPSTVSSASKIDTTTGDILDFKFPDDKFIWKDVTNTNRHTLPQPTPTNSSEANTNKNKTVLITDKVTFKVYKEETTQVQNICTYLKKAECKSRNGVVYIKRNRVPPKKTQSDSQFICCILPLPSEKPSKIYFANDFPVKRFRRSTKSGDMSTALKQRLALMRRRFPVPTRKVKTPTLPAPAKVTHKIVTPDEDYVDPYANIKNSNFKKSYVTSNPYPINTGTKYEYGNQDYVEDYVVELPRPGLVGLYSDHGPGSSWTYVSRGKTDSPYSTVDDNDDVDDEAPGYSTFDPRLVDRQSIGTDEVSYDSQIHTVNYHGHPDFHILQGFKLLNLVRNTSRVYTKNGRRTTTTERVADSSECVHTRPIMVHSEEDSEYDDVFDVNENVFKDCGKAVKDPLKECDHDKQTGEADVGSHPWLALAVLTKSPQSILCYASLVNPRAAVTAADCVYGRTSPGEVTLLAGIWDLEDDSSVRTQQRMVQIHIDNQYKAGNLAHNLAMLHWKRPLKLGVNVQPACVADPHVGDTCKFVGWGGYDQAIRQRPRWQRASILTPRQCNDRLSSSKHRVTLPVDTFCASIESRASVTGVGGPLTCNIGDRHSVVGVAVWRDTALVLLPVHDWVVQVIAALRIR; encoded by the exons ATGCTCCTAATCCTCCTCCTCGTAGGAACCACCTACGCGCAAATCGACGGAGAATTCTGGTGGCTCAATGACAAACTCGCCCAAATAAAAGGCCCTATCCCAAACCCAACGTACGAAGAAGTCAGCGAATTTGAGAATGATGAAACTGACAAGGTAGTCTTCAATGATGACAACGCGAATGAAGCTAGGAGCAACGACAAATGGAACGTTCGCTTTCAAGATCATACCAAGTTGACATGGCCTAATGAACGTGAAGCTAAAGCAACTATTCTACCAAGTACTGTATCAAGCGCAAGTAAAATTGATACAACAACCGGAGATATTCTCGATTTCAAATTCCCTGACGATAAGTTCATTTGGAAAGACGTCACCAATACTAACAGACATACCTTACCACAACCAACTCCTACAAACAGCAGCGAAGCAAATACAAATAAGAATAAAACTGTTTTGATCACTGACAAGGTGACTTTCAAAGTGTATAAAGAAGAGACTACTCAAGTACAAAATATATGCACTTATTTGAAGAAAGCTGAATGCAAGAGCAGAAATGGTGTCGTTTATATTAAACGGAACAG GGTACCTCCTAAGAAGACACAAAGCGATTCCCAGTTCATTTGCTGCATCCTTCCCTTGCCGTCGGAGAAGCCATCTAAAATTTACTTCGCCAACGACTTCCCAGTCAAGCGCTTCAGAAGATCTACTAAGAGCGGCGACATGTCAACAGCATTAAAGCAAAGGCTGGCTTTAATGCGTCGTAGGTTTCCAGTTCCAACCCGGAAAGTCAAGACTCCAACGCTACCTGCTCCTGCTAAAGTAACCCATAAGATTGTCACCCCTGACGAAGATTATGTAGACCCTTATGCAAATATCAAAAACTCGAACTTTAAGAAATCGTACGTAACTAGCAATCCGTACCCGATTAATACTGGAACGAAGTATGAATATGGTAACCAAGATTATGTTGAAGACTATGTAGTTGAATTGCCAAGGCCTGGTCTAGTCGGGCTGTATTCTGACCATGGGCCTGGCTCAAGCTGGACTTATGTTAGTCGTGGGAAAACTGATTCGCCTTACAGTACAGTAGATGATAATGACGATGTGGACGATGAGGCTCCGGGATACTCCACGTTTGATCCCAGGCTAG TTGATCGTCAATCTATCGGAACC GACGAAGTCTCATACGACAGTCAAATCCACACAGTGAACTACCACGGACATCCAGACTTTCATATCCTTCAAGGTTTCAAGCTCCTCAACTTGGTACGAAACACAAGTAGAGTCTACACCAAGAATGGTCGAAGGACTACCACGACGGAAAGGGTGGCGGATAGTTCCGAATGCGTACACACGAGACCGATAATGGTACATTCTGAAGAGGATTCTGAATATGATGATGTGTTTGATGTTAATGAGAATGTTTTCAAAGATTGCGGCAAAGCTGTGAAGGATCCGTTGAAGGAATGTGATCATG ACAAGCAAACTGGAGAAGCAGACGTGGGATCTCATCCATGGCTAGCGCTAGCAGTTCTAACGAAAAGTCCTCAAAGCATTTTATGTTACGCCTCTCTAGTAAATCCGCGCGCTGCTGTCACTGCTGCCGATTGCGTCTATGG CCGGACTTCTCCAGGAGAAGTAACACTCTTAGCCGGTATTTGGGACCTAGAAGACGACAGCAGTGTAAGAACACAACAGCGCATGGTTCAGATCCACATCGACAACCAGTACAAGGCTGGCAACTTAGCTCACAACTTGGCGATGCTG CACTGGAAGCGACCTCTAAAGCTGGGAGTGAATGTTCAGCCGGCTTGCGTAGCAGACCCTCACGTGGGTGACACTTGCAAGTTCGTGGGCTGGGGCGGGTACGACCAAG CCATTAGACAACGGCCGCGGTGGCAGCGAGCGTCGATCCTGACTCCGCGCCAGTGTAATGACAGGCTCTCGTCCAGTAAGCATCGGGTCACACTCCCGGTTGATACTTTCTGCGCTTCCATTGAGTCCAGGGCATCTGTG ACAGGTGTTGGCGGTCCACTAACGTGCAACATAGGCGACCGGCACTCAGTGGTGGGCGTGGCTGTATGGCGAGATACAGCCCTGGTGCTTCTACCTGTCCATGACTGGGTCGTGCAAGTTATCGCTGCGCTCCGTATACGATGA
- the LOC125235242 gene encoding uncharacterized protein LOC125235242 isoform X1, with the protein MLLILLLVGTTYAQIDGEFWWLNDKLAQIKGPIPNPTYEEVSEFENDETDKVVFNDDNANEARSNDKWNVRFQDHTKLTWPNEREAKATILPSTVSSASKIDTTTGDILDFKFPDDKFIWKDVTNTNRHTLPQPTPTNSSEANTNKNKTVLITDKVTFKVYKEETTQVQNICTYLKKAECKSRNGVVYIKRNRVPPKKTQSDSQFICCILPLPSEKPSKIYFANDFPVKRFRRSTKSGDMSTALKQRLALMRRRFPVPTRKVKTPTLPAPAKVTHKIVTPDEDYVDPYANIKNSNFKKSYVTSNPYPINTGTKYEYGNQDYVEDYVVELPRPGLVGLYSDHGPGSSWTYVSRGKTDSPYSTVDDNDDVDDEAPGYSTFDPRLVDRQSIGTARPPHQRPGFLSEDSDEVSYDSQIHTVNYHGHPDFHILQGFKLLNLVRNTSRVYTKNGRRTTTTERVADSSECVHTRPIMVHSEEDSEYDDVFDVNENVFKDCGKAVKDPLKECDHDKQTGEADVGSHPWLALAVLTKSPQSILCYASLVNPRAAVTAADCVYGRTSPGEVTLLAGIWDLEDDSSVRTQQRMVQIHIDNQYKAGNLAHNLAMLHWKRPLKLGVNVQPACVADPHVGDTCKFVGWGGYDQAIRQRPRWQRASILTPRQCNDRLSSSKHRVTLPVDTFCASIESRASVTGVGGPLTCNIGDRHSVVGVAVWRDTALVLLPVHDWVVQVIAALRIR; encoded by the exons ATGCTCCTAATCCTCCTCCTCGTAGGAACCACCTACGCGCAAATCGACGGAGAATTCTGGTGGCTCAATGACAAACTCGCCCAAATAAAAGGCCCTATCCCAAACCCAACGTACGAAGAAGTCAGCGAATTTGAGAATGATGAAACTGACAAGGTAGTCTTCAATGATGACAACGCGAATGAAGCTAGGAGCAACGACAAATGGAACGTTCGCTTTCAAGATCATACCAAGTTGACATGGCCTAATGAACGTGAAGCTAAAGCAACTATTCTACCAAGTACTGTATCAAGCGCAAGTAAAATTGATACAACAACCGGAGATATTCTCGATTTCAAATTCCCTGACGATAAGTTCATTTGGAAAGACGTCACCAATACTAACAGACATACCTTACCACAACCAACTCCTACAAACAGCAGCGAAGCAAATACAAATAAGAATAAAACTGTTTTGATCACTGACAAGGTGACTTTCAAAGTGTATAAAGAAGAGACTACTCAAGTACAAAATATATGCACTTATTTGAAGAAAGCTGAATGCAAGAGCAGAAATGGTGTCGTTTATATTAAACGGAACAG GGTACCTCCTAAGAAGACACAAAGCGATTCCCAGTTCATTTGCTGCATCCTTCCCTTGCCGTCGGAGAAGCCATCTAAAATTTACTTCGCCAACGACTTCCCAGTCAAGCGCTTCAGAAGATCTACTAAGAGCGGCGACATGTCAACAGCATTAAAGCAAAGGCTGGCTTTAATGCGTCGTAGGTTTCCAGTTCCAACCCGGAAAGTCAAGACTCCAACGCTACCTGCTCCTGCTAAAGTAACCCATAAGATTGTCACCCCTGACGAAGATTATGTAGACCCTTATGCAAATATCAAAAACTCGAACTTTAAGAAATCGTACGTAACTAGCAATCCGTACCCGATTAATACTGGAACGAAGTATGAATATGGTAACCAAGATTATGTTGAAGACTATGTAGTTGAATTGCCAAGGCCTGGTCTAGTCGGGCTGTATTCTGACCATGGGCCTGGCTCAAGCTGGACTTATGTTAGTCGTGGGAAAACTGATTCGCCTTACAGTACAGTAGATGATAATGACGATGTGGACGATGAGGCTCCGGGATACTCCACGTTTGATCCCAGGCTAG TTGATCGTCAATCTATCGGAACCGCTAGACCACCACACCAGAGACCAGGATTTTTATCTGAAGACTCAGACGAAGTCTCATACGACAGTCAAATCCACACAGTGAACTACCACGGACATCCAGACTTTCATATCCTTCAAGGTTTCAAGCTCCTCAACTTGGTACGAAACACAAGTAGAGTCTACACCAAGAATGGTCGAAGGACTACCACGACGGAAAGGGTGGCGGATAGTTCCGAATGCGTACACACGAGACCGATAATGGTACATTCTGAAGAGGATTCTGAATATGATGATGTGTTTGATGTTAATGAGAATGTTTTCAAAGATTGCGGCAAAGCTGTGAAGGATCCGTTGAAGGAATGTGATCATG ACAAGCAAACTGGAGAAGCAGACGTGGGATCTCATCCATGGCTAGCGCTAGCAGTTCTAACGAAAAGTCCTCAAAGCATTTTATGTTACGCCTCTCTAGTAAATCCGCGCGCTGCTGTCACTGCTGCCGATTGCGTCTATGG CCGGACTTCTCCAGGAGAAGTAACACTCTTAGCCGGTATTTGGGACCTAGAAGACGACAGCAGTGTAAGAACACAACAGCGCATGGTTCAGATCCACATCGACAACCAGTACAAGGCTGGCAACTTAGCTCACAACTTGGCGATGCTG CACTGGAAGCGACCTCTAAAGCTGGGAGTGAATGTTCAGCCGGCTTGCGTAGCAGACCCTCACGTGGGTGACACTTGCAAGTTCGTGGGCTGGGGCGGGTACGACCAAG CCATTAGACAACGGCCGCGGTGGCAGCGAGCGTCGATCCTGACTCCGCGCCAGTGTAATGACAGGCTCTCGTCCAGTAAGCATCGGGTCACACTCCCGGTTGATACTTTCTGCGCTTCCATTGAGTCCAGGGCATCTGTG ACAGGTGTTGGCGGTCCACTAACGTGCAACATAGGCGACCGGCACTCAGTGGTGGGCGTGGCTGTATGGCGAGATACAGCCCTGGTGCTTCTACCTGTCCATGACTGGGTCGTGCAAGTTATCGCTGCGCTCCGTATACGATGA
- the LOC125235243 gene encoding uncharacterized protein LOC125235243, whose protein sequence is MRTEIASLSPRLITVPVIEGSLYCAVRVVSEDGYYSDISEVHTLEMLGSAEPERAATSALWWGGGAALLGAVLLGGALLHVLLRNRRLARSLLRFSYDSRRGQATIGDHDDDDVPPIHGFSDDEPLVIA, encoded by the exons ATGCGTACAGAGATCGCTTCGCTCTCGCCTCGCCTCATCACAGTGCCAGTTATCGAAGGATCGCTATACTGCGCCGTACGAGTTGTGTCTGAAGACGGGTATTACAGCGACATCAGCGAAGTTCACACTCTTGAGATGCTAG GATCAGCAGAGCCAGAGCGTGCAGCAACATCGGCCTTATGGTGGGGCGGCGGCGCAGCCCTACTGGGCGCCGTGCTGCTCGGCGGAGCGCTGCTGCACGTGTTACTGCGCAACCGCCGGCTCGCGCGCTCTCTGCTGCGCTTCAGCTACGACAGCCGACGCGGGCAGGCCACTATCGGCGACCACG ATGATGACGACGTGCCTCCAATCCACGGTTTCTCAGACGACGAGCCGCTCGTGATCGCGTAG